The Maniola hyperantus chromosome 2, iAphHyp1.2, whole genome shotgun sequence genome includes a region encoding these proteins:
- the LOC117987565 gene encoding uncharacterized protein has translation MEEERKPGCQLRRRRCFANPNMALHFDTGYAIDEGCSSSQATPSPSYVKSTPSTAPSSARLLQDFKNRQQSFDIQVEDCEEIEIIIESDDEGGDDGEDNASAVMPNRPVTPTPVQDFGTSVVYTEGPQTSDFLKVKVIEQDCYTDVSDAGSEDEDDVEDVDEVPKKLDD, from the exons ATGGAAGAAGAGCGCAAGCCAGGGTGTCAGCTAAGGAGACGACGCTGTTTCGCCAATCCCAATATGGCGCTGCATTTCGACACTGGTTATGCCATCGATGAAGGTTGCAGCAGCAGTCAAGCCACACCTTCACCCAGTTACGTTAAGTCGACGCCCAGCACAGCGCCGAGTTCCGCCAGACTTTTACAGGACTTCAAGAATAGGCAACAGTCGTTTGATATTCAG GTAGAGGATTGCGAAGAAATCGAAATAATAATAGAAAGCGATGACGAAGGCGGCGACGACGGTGAGGATAACGCAAGCGCAGTAATGCCAAACCGACCCGTCACGCCCACGCCAGTGCAAGACTTCGGCACCAGCGTCGTTTATACGGAAg GACCACAAACATCTgactttttgaaagtcaaagTAATAGAACAAGATTGCTACACCGACGTATCCGACGCAGGTTCTGAAGACGAAGATGATGTGGAAGATGTAGATGAAGTACCAAAAAAATTAGATGATTAA